The following coding sequences lie in one Lelliottia jeotgali genomic window:
- a CDS encoding Phosphonate ABC transporter ATP-binding protein, translating to MVALLGPSGSGKSTLLRHLSGLITGDKTPESHIELLGNTVQRAGRLAGDIRKSRAQTGCIFQQFNLVNRLTVLENVLIGALGSTPFWRTCLRWFSPAQKQQALQALTRVGMAHFAHQRVSTLSGGQQQRVAIARALMQKAKVILADEPIASLDPESARIVMETLRDINQNDGITVVVTLHQVDYALRYCERIVALRQGHVFYDGASQHFDNERFDHLYRSINRVEENAQAA from the coding sequence ATGGTGGCGCTGCTCGGGCCTTCCGGTTCCGGAAAATCCACCCTTCTGCGCCATCTCAGCGGCCTCATCACCGGCGACAAAACGCCAGAAAGCCATATTGAGCTGCTGGGCAACACCGTGCAGCGCGCAGGCCGTCTGGCGGGCGATATCCGCAAAAGCCGCGCGCAAACGGGCTGTATCTTCCAGCAATTTAACCTGGTCAACCGCCTGACGGTGCTCGAGAACGTGCTGATCGGCGCGCTCGGCAGCACGCCTTTCTGGCGCACCTGCCTGCGCTGGTTCTCACCTGCGCAAAAACAGCAGGCGCTTCAGGCACTGACCCGCGTCGGAATGGCCCATTTCGCCCACCAGCGCGTCTCAACGCTTTCCGGCGGACAGCAGCAGCGCGTGGCGATTGCCCGAGCGCTTATGCAAAAAGCCAAAGTGATCCTCGCCGATGAACCCATCGCCTCGCTGGACCCAGAATCGGCCCGCATCGTGATGGAAACCCTGCGCGACATTAACCAGAACGACGGCATCACCGTCGTGGTCACGCTGCATCAGGTGGATTACGCCCTGCGCTACTGCGAGCGCATCGTCGCCCTGCGTCAGGGGCATGTGTTTTACGACGGTGCAAGCCAACACTTTGATAATGAAAGATTTGACCACCTGTACCGCAGCATTAACCGCGTCGAAGAGAACGCGCAGGCTGCTTAA
- a CDS encoding PhnB protein, DNA binding 3-demethylubiquinone-9 3-methyltransferase domain protein, translating to MRCAYPAYNKRTTLNGLLLPEVMIMPLSPYISFAGNCAEAIAFYQQAVGAELTYKITYGEMPKDGNSEEGCPSGMQFPDTAIAHSNVRIAGSEIMMSDGVPGGNAQYAGFTLVLDTQDVAEGKGWFDKLAAGGNVEMAWQETFWAHGFGKVTDKYGVPWMINVVKQQ from the coding sequence ATGCGCTGCGCTTATCCGGCCTACAATAAAAGAACTACACTTAATGGGCTTCTCTTACCTGAGGTAATGATTATGCCGTTAAGTCCCTACATTTCATTCGCCGGAAACTGTGCAGAGGCCATCGCCTTCTATCAGCAAGCTGTCGGCGCAGAACTCACCTACAAAATCACCTACGGCGAAATGCCCAAAGACGGAAACAGCGAAGAAGGCTGCCCTTCCGGTATGCAATTTCCTGACACCGCCATCGCTCATTCCAATGTTCGTATCGCGGGCAGCGAAATTATGATGAGCGACGGCGTGCCCGGCGGCAACGCGCAGTACGCAGGATTTACGCTGGTGCTCGACACCCAGGACGTGGCCGAAGGCAAAGGCTGGTTCGACAAACTCGCCGCTGGCGGCAATGTCGAAATGGCCTGGCAGGAGACCTTCTGGGCGCACGGTTTCGGCAAAGTGACCGATAAATATGGCGTGCCCTGGATGATCAACGTCGTCAAACAGCAATAA